Below is a window of Planktothrix tepida PCC 9214 DNA.
GTGTAATCTTGATATCCTTCTAATTCTTCAACTAACATCTTTTCTTCTCCCCTAATTCTAGCAACGAGAAGCAAGGATATTATAACACCGATTAAAACCCCATATTGAGAACCCAATAATATTGGTGTTCCCAGGAATAAAAAGATCGCTCCTAGATACATAGGATGTCTAACAAAGCCATAAACACCAGTGGAAACGACGTGGTGATTTCGTTCGGTTTGGATTCTGACCAGAGGCGATAAAAAGGTATTATCTGTAAAAGCTCGGTATAAAAAGAAAAATGAAATCAATAATCCTATCCCTCCCAAAATTTTTAGCTCCCAGGGGAAATTTGTTGTCCATTGATATCGTTTGCTATCTAAAGGCATGATTATAATCCAAGCTAAAAATAAAAGTTCAAATCCATAGAGAAAATATTGATCCCAGACTTTTTGATTATCTGATCCGGGTTGTTTAAATCTTTCTACCAGTAATTCCGGGTCTTTTCGATATAAATAAATGGCAGTAACTCCAGAAATTATAATTAACCAAACTCCAAAAATCCATCCTTCAAGCCATAACCAATCTCCTGAAAAAAGTAGAAGTAATAGGGGGATTATAAGAATATAAATAATTGCCAGGATAATCTGACCTGCTGATAATCTCCTATTTTCTATTGTCATAATTAAACCTCCTTGAAATTCCTCAACTACAATAATGCCAAGACAGTTAAAGCAACTAAACAACTGAACTGAATGACTAAACTGAACAGCCGAAACTTAGGATTTAAGCCTGCAATATGAATCAGTGAATGTAGGAGACGAAATCCGATATACACAACAATTAGCACATCTATCGTTGTTCCAGAAATACCCCGAACAGTTAGCAGGAAAACCACCCCCAGATACAAAGGTAGGTTCTCAATTAAGTTTGCGTGAACCCGAAACAGTCGCCAAAGCAAACTTTCATCATTCGGTGTGCCAAAATCTTTCACAGAGCCACCCGCCGCCAGATGGCGAATTCTGACAGCGAGTAACAGTAGAACAATAAAAATTGTCCACAGAATGAAAATAGCTAAACCCCACAGAGGAACAGTCATATCACTTAATAATAAAGTGGGTACTTTTCCGTTCAATGTGGAACTCATCCCGACTATGTGTTCAATAGGCACGTTATTGCTCCTGTTTGTTGGGTTAATGACGGCGGAGATTAGTCTGTTTAATCCTCGCTTGATT
It encodes the following:
- a CDS encoding methyltransferase family protein, encoding MTIENRRLSAGQIILAIIYILIIPLLLLLFSGDWLWLEGWIFGVWLIIISGVTAIYLYRKDPELLVERFKQPGSDNQKVWDQYFLYGFELLFLAWIIIMPLDSKRYQWTTNFPWELKILGGIGLLISFFFLYRAFTDNTFLSPLVRIQTERNHHVVSTGVYGFVRHPMYLGAIFLFLGTPILLGSQYGVLIGVIISLLLVARIRGEEKMLVEELEGYQDYTNQVKYRLIPLIW
- a CDS encoding MAPEG family protein; the protein is MPIEHIVGMSSTLNGKVPTLLLSDMTVPLWGLAIFILWTIFIVLLLLAVRIRHLAAGGSVKDFGTPNDESLLWRLFRVHANLIENLPLYLGVVFLLTVRGISGTTIDVLIVVYIGFRLLHSLIHIAGLNPKFRLFSLVIQFSCLVALTVLALL